The Leopardus geoffroyi isolate Oge1 chromosome D3, O.geoffroyi_Oge1_pat1.0, whole genome shotgun sequence region GGTCCTGGCCTGCAAATCCTCACAGCCAACCCCTTCTGGGACGCAAAGGAGTGACCAAAGACGTCCCAGCAGGAAGCAGGCATCAAGCTAAAGCTACTGTAACAGGAGCTCCCAAGAGCTGGGAGCAGGCCTCAGGGAAGCCGTGGCAGCTGGAAGGCAGTCACTCCTAGCTGGCATCTGGACTCTGGCTACCCTGCCCCTGAGATCTTCCACATGAACCTCCAGATGCAGGGAGCTCCCCACGTGCCCCAGGTATGTCCACACGGCTGTGCTCCGGCCAAGGTGGCACATCTGCCTGGCACGTCCTACCCCTCATCAACTTGGTAGGGCCCTGTAGATCAGCTGCACACTGGCTCCTTCATCACCTCCCCTCCAACCACCCACATAGAGGCaggcctcctctcccacccccctgaACATGAGCACGTGGCACACCCACCCTGGCAGCGAGCTATGTGTGGGCACGGGATGCCTGTGATGGAGAACAGATAAGCAGCAGGGCTTCCAAACTACCCAAGGAGACACACATAGGATGCCCCAGTtcccaaagcaaaaacaaaagggTTTTCATGTTGCTTTCAGGTGCAAAAAACAGCTCTAGAGATGCAAACGGTGCTACATCAGGGTTGCACCAGCCCACATCATGCCCACTCCTCACAAATTCAGGATCCCCTCCTCATCCAGGTGCCTACTCTTATCAGGACTCCCAGCAGCAAAGCTCCAACCAAGGCCCTGCCCATGCACTGACCAGTGCACCagactctttgtctctctctggcaCCCAGTCCCCACAGGGCCACCCTGGTCCATCCTCCTCTTGTCTGGTCAAAGGCACTGGCTTCCACTTACCCTGAAGCCCATTCTCTATGCACTCTGCCAAGGACCATCTTGAAATGTGACTTGGGTCATGGCTCTTCCAGCCCCAGGCCCTGCAATGACTGCCCACCACTCAGGGCAAAGCGGccacttcccttctcctccacctcacTCCAGACTGTGGGACTCAGCCATTCTCAGAACAAGCCCTCACCTCTCCCAGGCTCTTCCCTGCCTGGATGCCTCATCACCTCCTCTACCTGACCAAGGCCCAGCCCATCCTCCATGCACGCCCCAGCCCTTGGAACATGCATTTGTCAGTCTGGGGCCCAGAGCTCTGCCTGCCTTCCCGCCCACACAGGCCCTGCCCGCCACAATAGCACTCTTCTCCCCAGCCTTCTACCCAAAACAGGAGCTGCTCTCATTCATAAGGCTAGGAACAGCAGCCAGCCTGGCCAGACCAGGGCCATCCCTCCCAGGTGCCACCGATTCCAAGGATACCAGCCCTAGAGAAGGTTTTTTCATACCCCCAAAAAGCTGCAGGAAATCAGCTCTAGTGAGACATGGACCAATGCAGTGTCGGTCCCCACAGCCAGGAGAAGGAAATGGGCATGGGGCTGGCACTCTGGCTTGGCCTGGGCAGCCCTCCCTTGGGCCTGACTCATGACAAGGAAGCCACAGcgaagaggaggagcagggagggttACCGCAGTCCTGGGTACTGACTTCCTTCCTGCTGGGCCAGCCTGGCTTCCAGGGTTCCAGGGGCCCCGTTTTCACCCAACTCAGTCCCCACTCCCGGCAGCCTGGCTTTATGACTTCACATGCTGAAGTCACGCAGAAACAATGCTGAGCGTTACACCCCTCCAAGTCCAGGCTCAGCCCAGCCAGACAGCTCCTCACAGTGTAAATGAGGACAATGCCCGCTGGCCCACGTGGGGAGGGGATGTAGAGCGCAGCGGCGCCAGCCACACCTGGCACCATGGACGATGCCGCAGTCCTAAGGAAGAAAGGTTACATCGTGGGCATCAATCTTGGTAAGGGCTCATATGCAAAAGTCAAATCTGCCTACTCTGAGCGCCTCAAGTTCAACGTGGCGGTCAAGATCATCGACCGCAAGAAGACACCCACCGACTTTGTGGAGAGATTCCTTCCTCGGGAGATGGACATCCTGGCAACCGTCAACCACCGCTCCATCATCAAGACGTACGAGATCTTTGAGACCTCTGATGGCCGCATCTACATCGTCATGGAGCTCGGGGTCCAGGGCGACCTCCTTGAGTTCATCAAGTGTCGGGGAGCGCTGCACGAGGACGTGGCTCGTAAGATGTTCCGCCAGCTCTCCTCGGCTGTCAAGTACTGCCACGATCTGGACGTTGTCCACAGAGATCTCAAGTGCGAGAACCTCCTCCTCGACAAGGACTTCAACATCAAGCTCTCTGACTTTGGCTTCTCCAAGCGCTGCCCGCGGGACGGCAGTGGCCGCATCATCCTCAGCAAGACCTTCTGTGGGTCGACGGCTTATGCAGCGCCTGAGGTGCTGCAGGGCATCCCCTACCAGCCCAAGGTGTATGACATCTGGAGCCTGGGCGTGATCCTCTACATCATGGTCTGTGGCTCCATGCCCTACAATGACTCTGACATCAAGAAGATGCTGCGCATCCAGAAGGAGCACCGCGTGGACTTCCCCCGCTCCAAGAACCTGACGGGTGAGTGCAAGGACCTCATCTACCGAATCCTGCAGCCAGACGTCAACCGGCGACTGCACATTGACGAGATTCTCAGCCACTCATGGCTGCAGCCCCCCAAGCCCAAAGCCATGTCTTCTGCCTCTTTCAAGAGGGAGGGTGAGGGCAAGTACCGGACCCAGTGCAAACTGGACACCCAGCCAGCCTCTCGCCCCGAGCACCAGCCCGAACACCTGCCTGACCACAAGCTGGGGGCCAAAACCCAGCACCGGCTGCTGGTGGTGCCTGAGAATGAGGACAGGGTGGAGGACAGGCTGGCTGAGACCTCCAAGGCAAAAGATCATCATGTCACCAGAGCCGAGGTGGGGAAAGCGAGCACCTAGCGGTGCTAAGGGCCCGGGGGGCGTGGTGCATGGTGTGCACCCACATAAACTAAATAGGCAGGTAGGAGCTGAAGAAGGCACAGGTGCAAGGAACAAATAAAATCTGTCAATTAAACCACTATTTTGATTATGTTCTATTAGCTTTCTTCCACTTAGTAGCAAAAACATTAATTACTGACCACCAAATAAACCACAAAGTGTATACATGCATCAAGAGTGGCCCCTGAGGAGTCTTTTTCTCTAGGACTCAGGCAACCACCCTCCCTGTGGCGTGGGGGTCTCCAGCACAGGGGTGCACAGGCAGACTTACAGCGAGGCCCTGTGGGCAAGAAGACCTCAGCTGCAATCCACTCCCAGGTCCTGTCTCCCTCTGACCTGCCCCGGGGCCCAGCGCCTCCCAGGCTGGCCAGCTGCTCATGTCTTTCCTGCTCAGGCACAGCACGGTCCACCCGACCCTGACCCCATCCTGCTCCTTCAGACAGCCCCTTTCTCCATGTACTCTGCTCCCTCCATGGCTGTGATTGAGACCAGTGACCTCAGCCCTTCGAGTGCCCTTTCATCTGCTGGAATAGCCCCAGCCCAGACCTTTCACCCATACCCTCTCCACCCCATCACGTCCACCCCACACACCAGCCAGTGCTCAAGGGGGCCAGCGCTTGGCCTTAGGTGGCCTTGCCTGGACAGCATCTCCCTCTGTATCTCACTCACATCCCACTCAGACTTCTGCCTCTATGCTTTTCTGTCCCATGCCCACCCTTCCCTGTGGGGGAAAAGCACCAAAGGCCACACTTttctgaccgcccccccccccccggcagtcCTGGATCCACCTGCTGAGTTCAGTCCCACCCCCCTGGTGAGTTGCAGGGATTGGCTGGGGTTCAGCCCCCTGGGAGCTGACAGGAATTGAGGATCACAGGCTAGTGGGTGCCCAGGCAAGCAACAAGCCCACGCCAGCCTTCAGGGAACATGGCACTCATGGAGGCGGCCAGGACCCATGCGGGACAACCCAAGACAACGGCCAGTGCAGGGCTGGGCACACTCAAGAAGAGAAAGACTGTGGTCTGAGTAGATTCCAGGCTGTCTTTCTTGGGCAGTGCAAACCCCTAGAAGGGCACAACCTGACCCTACCTGAGGCCCGAAGAGACCCATCTGGGAGCCAGCTTgggtcctccctctccctgtgaaACAGCCCTAGGAGGCCTGGGCACCAAAGCCCTCTGGGTCATGGGCAAGTGTGGCCTGTAGTGCACATGGTGCTATGGGGTCTGCATGGGACCTGGCCCCACTGCTTCTGACACGGTGACCCAGGTTACTGTTACCCACGGCTCCTGCTAGTGACTCAGCAGCGTATGGAAGGCAGCGCCTAGAGCACTGGGAGACGGAAgggcaggaagacagagacagcccTGCCTCATCTGAGCTGGAGACCAGGTACTTGGAGGTGACGCTGAGGCCACTGGGAAGGTGCCTCACGTATGGGGCCGTCTGACACGTAGGACCTGTGCAGCCCTGTCACCAGCAAACCACAAGGGCTGGGCCTGGCTGGGGAGGCTGGAGACCTGGACCCAGAGCCCCAGCAGAACATGAGGGGCATGGCATGGAAACTTTCAAGGATTCCCTACTTCCCTCAGAGGGAAAGAACTTGGGGGGCAGGGCCCAATGTGCTGTGAGCTCAGCCCAGAGGGCAGGTTCCAAGCCCCGGGGGTGCCACAGAAAGAAATGTAGGTAGTGGCAAGAAAGGCCAGACACCCTGGTCTTCCAAGGGTCACCTCACCCAGAAGCTTCCTTCCAGGAAGGCCTGCAGTCCTGAGACCGTGCTGTAGGCACGAGGGCCGCCTAAGGGCCGTGCAGAGCAGGCCGGACACAGAAGCCTGCCAGATGGTGCTAGGTGCTCTTTAATGACAGctaaataaaaacagacaggcGGTTGATAGAAAAGAGTACGAATAAGACCGTGGGATGCACCCCAAGGGCTGTGAGGGCCAAGTTTTATACCAGTCTGGCTGAGGCACGGCATCTCTTCTGTGGCTCCTGGGACAGTCACCATTTCTGGCCCGGGCCTGGGTCCCCAGAAGGCCGGAGTCCTCTGCTGAGTGGGCAGCTGCCCTGCAGGCTCCACAAAGCTTCCACAGGCCCGACCCGGGCCTGGCCCTAGAAGAAGTCTGAGGCTTTGCGCCGGGCAGGGAGTTGTAGCAGATTGTCCGTGATGGAGGCTGGATCTTGGTTGAGGGGGGTGCGTGCTGTAGAGCCAGGAGCCGGCGTGCTCGTGGGGGTCTGGGGCCCACCAGCTGGGGTCTTGAGGTGGGTTGAGCGTGCTGGAGATGGGGTGTAGCTGGCCCGCAGGGCCCGGTCTGTGTACTTGCTAGCCGTCCTGCTCACGAGGCGCTGCAGGGCTGGAGACATGGCTGGGCTCAAGCCTTTGGGGGTGAGGCTGGGATGGAAGAAGTGGGTGAATGAGGCACCATTAGGCCCATGTGGGCACCACCGCAGCAGGGCCTCCCATGGCCCCACAGGAAGATACATGGGAGATGCATGGTCATTACAGGCTGAGGATACCAGgtggcctggcacacagcagtgTAGTCAAACTTAAGGTTCAGTGGTAGTGCTGCCCTTGGCTGTGGGGCTGGGATGGACCTCAACTCTCTCCAAGGAGAATGATACACCTGTTTCCAAAGGGCTGACAGGAGCTCATAGCGGGACAAGGGGCCCAAAGGTGTCTCTAAGGGTTGTGCCAAGGAGGCTGAAGAAGGAAAAGACGGAGAGGGGCCCTGCATCCTGGTTCAAACAGGCCATGCCCTGGACCAGAGGAGCTGCTATAGGACCCACTACAGAACGCCTGGGCCTGCCCTGCACACTGTGCATCCATATGCAGGGGGTGGGGCCatgtgggagcagggagagaccCCCACCCACACAGGTCAGCCACGCCTCACCTGGCCAGGTTCTCTGTCACTCTCCTCAAGGCTTCCTGCTTCTTGGCCCGGTTCTTGGCTGCAGCCTCGTTGGCCATCTTCAGCCCCAGCCGTTCCCTGCGGCCCGGCTCCAAGATCTACATGACAGCAAGTCTGTGGGTAGCCTGCCACCGAGTCAGGCAGTCCCTTGCTGGTGGGGCACCTGCCTCTTTTCGTGGCCCCCATGATCCTCACAACCCACTGCCACCTTCCTAAAAGCCCCCCAAAAAGCTTGCCTGAACTGCCCACCTGCCTGTCCTCACGGACCCCTAAAAGCCAGCACTGCCAACTTATGAACCTCTGACAGTCTTTTAGGAAAGAAAGGGGTCTTTTTGAATCTGCTTCTCTGTGACTACCAGAGTAAACAGCTTTCTGTTTAACATCTATCGACCTTCTGTATTTCTTTGCAGAACTTCCCGAGACGCATCCTTggcctctttttttctattacgGTGCTTGTTCATTATTTAGTGTTTTACCCACATCAGTTACATTAAGCTATGCCATACAAATTCCCTCTCGGTTATTTGCTTTCAGTTTCTCTtacgtgttttgttttttgtttttgttttttttttttttgctgtatttaAGGTTATCACTTCGTACAGTATAAACTAAACCTCACTTCCCTTAAGATCTAACCCTTCCTACCTTAAAATCAGattaaatactattattttcttctaagtgtcTTACATTGACTTATACACTTAATATTTCTGCTTCTGGGAACTCGTTCCATCTTATGTATCAAGAACTTCATTTCCACATACTCTACTACTCAGCACAATTTGAGCTGCTGTCTCTCGTGTACCCTGAATTCTGATTTGGACAAAGGTTTGTTCAGAATCTCTTCCCTACTGCCCCATAGGCTCTAGGACCAGGGGCAGACTTCTGGCACACCTATACCTGTGGCATGCCTTAACACCTGCCGGCACACGCTCCTCCCTGTCATTCCTCTCTTCAGTTTTCCTTGGTTATCCTTGTGTGCCAGGCAAGTTTAAGAACCAAGgggcctcggggcgcctgggtggcgcagtcggttaagcgtccgacttcagcccggtcacgatctcgcggtccgtgagttcgagccccgcgtcgggctctgggctgatggctcagagcctggagcctgcttccgattctgtgtctccctctctctctgcccctccctcccccgttcatgctctgtctctctctgtcccaaaaataaataaacgttgaaaaaaaataaataaataaataaataaactaaaaaaaaaaaaaaaaaaaaaaaaaggaaccaagggGCCAAAATCCTCTGCGCACGTTCTGTCTAGACATGTGTTGTTTCTCAGGGGGAGAATTAGCGGAGCTATGCTAGGGAGGCCTCCCGGTGGGGCCCGCACGCTCCAGCAGTTTTCCTTACATAAGTCTGCAGCACTCGCCTGTGGTTTCTTTACAAGAGCTTAATTATTGCTAGTCGTTCTAAATTTCTGCTGCTATAGTGAATGAGACCTCTTTTTCTGTTGCACTTCAAACTGACCACTGCAAGTGTTTAGAGGGGCCAGTTCAAGACCATGTGTGACCCAGCTCCCCATGCAACAGACCTACATTAATCCCAAATTCTGTGTCTGACTCTTTGGGGTTTCAAGGCACGTGATGTAACCCCACACCCTTTGCTCTCTGCAACATCACTGACCTCCACCTCCTGTGATCTCCTAGCACTCCACGTTGGGAGTGTTGGCCCAGCACCCCAAGAACAGGACAGCATGCTCCCAGCTTCCAGCGACTTCTCTTCCTTCACATTCTAAACTATGTCACTCGGGTTCCCCAACAAACTGTGCAGACCAGAGCACGCTGCCCTCCCAAAGCCTCTCTGGGGCCCCACACCATCCTAGGCCATCCCATCTATACAAACCATCTGGCACTTAGCTTCCCTTCCCTACCTGCTCCAGGCCTCATAACTCCCCCACTCTGACAACTTCTAAATAACAAGTGCCTCCTGATTCATGCTCTCCTGTAACCAGAGTCCTCTCTCTGTAAACACGCAACCCCCTGAAGACACAAACCACA contains the following coding sequences:
- the TSSK2 gene encoding testis-specific serine/threonine-protein kinase 2, whose product is MDDAAVLRKKGYIVGINLGKGSYAKVKSAYSERLKFNVAVKIIDRKKTPTDFVERFLPREMDILATVNHRSIIKTYEIFETSDGRIYIVMELGVQGDLLEFIKCRGALHEDVARKMFRQLSSAVKYCHDLDVVHRDLKCENLLLDKDFNIKLSDFGFSKRCPRDGSGRIILSKTFCGSTAYAAPEVLQGIPYQPKVYDIWSLGVILYIMVCGSMPYNDSDIKKMLRIQKEHRVDFPRSKNLTGECKDLIYRILQPDVNRRLHIDEILSHSWLQPPKPKAMSSASFKREGEGKYRTQCKLDTQPASRPEHQPEHLPDHKLGAKTQHRLLVVPENEDRVEDRLAETSKAKDHHVTRAEVGKAST